One window of the Streptomyces sp. WZ-12 genome contains the following:
- a CDS encoding transposase, protein MAAPRKYSLELRERAVRMYRTSDPKPQIKRLAIELGVHPEALRGWIRQAEADAGERDDRLTSDERVELAALRKENAQLKRANEVLRTASAFFAAQLDPTRPR, encoded by the coding sequence ATGGCTGCCCCCAGGAAGTACTCGCTGGAGTTGCGCGAGCGTGCGGTGCGGATGTACCGGACCTCCGACCCGAAGCCCCAGATCAAGCGACTGGCTATCGAGCTCGGCGTGCATCCCGAGGCCCTGCGCGGCTGGATCCGGCAGGCCGAGGCCGATGCCGGCGAGCGGGACGACCGGCTGACCAGCGACGAACGCGTCGAACTCGCCGCGCTTCGCAAGGAGAACGCCCAGCTCAAGCGCGCGAACGAAGTTCTGCGGACGGCCTCGGCTTTTTTCGCGGCGCAACTCGACCCGACCCGGCCCAGGTGA
- a CDS encoding ISAs1 family transposase, with amino-acid sequence MSSSLISAVTRHHDQLPDSGTYDAWRLADLAGFLDQLPDPRCRRGRRYSLGALLTLCTLAVLAGATGWATITRFAIGLSLADRQRIGLARGVPRAITLARLLRRLDADLLDDALGAWVQLQHADPLATPQGTGPRKRGAVAVDGKTVRGSRTRDQRAVHLLAACLHGTRAVIAQRQVETKSNEITAFQPLLAELDLTDTVVTFDALLTQHDHARFLVEEKNAHYIALIKANHPTLHARLKQLPWKEVPLMGYTRATAHGRDEIRRIKAVTVPDLPFPHAAQALQIVRRRRVLSTGKLTLERVYALTDLTMHQATVPHLGEHVREHWGVEALHHVRDVTLREDASKIRIGNAPRVMAALRNTALALAELAGWHNHAAAVDHYRSHPDHALDLIKPVL; translated from the coding sequence ATGTCATCTTCCCTGATCTCTGCCGTCACCCGCCACCATGACCAGTTGCCGGACAGCGGCACGTACGACGCCTGGCGCCTGGCCGATCTGGCCGGCTTCCTCGACCAGTTGCCCGACCCGCGCTGTCGGCGCGGACGGCGCTACTCCCTCGGCGCCCTGCTGACCCTGTGCACGCTCGCCGTTCTTGCCGGGGCCACCGGCTGGGCCACCATCACCCGCTTCGCCATCGGCCTGTCCCTCGCGGACCGGCAGCGCATCGGCCTGGCGCGCGGCGTCCCCCGCGCGATCACACTGGCCCGGCTGCTGCGTCGGCTGGACGCCGACCTGCTCGATGACGCCCTCGGCGCCTGGGTCCAGCTCCAGCACGCCGATCCGCTCGCCACCCCGCAGGGCACCGGCCCACGCAAGAGAGGGGCCGTCGCGGTGGACGGCAAGACGGTCCGCGGCTCACGCACCCGCGATCAGCGCGCCGTCCACCTACTGGCCGCCTGCCTGCACGGCACCCGTGCCGTGATCGCCCAGCGCCAGGTCGAGACCAAGAGCAACGAAATCACCGCCTTCCAGCCCCTGCTGGCAGAGCTCGATCTGACCGACACGGTGGTCACCTTCGACGCCCTGCTCACCCAGCACGACCACGCCCGCTTCCTGGTCGAGGAGAAGAACGCGCACTACATCGCCCTGATCAAGGCCAACCACCCCACGCTGCACGCCCGGTTGAAGCAGCTGCCCTGGAAGGAGGTCCCGCTGATGGGCTACACCCGCGCCACCGCGCACGGCCGTGACGAGATCCGCAGGATCAAGGCAGTCACCGTTCCCGACCTGCCCTTTCCCCACGCGGCTCAGGCCCTGCAGATCGTGCGCCGCCGCCGCGTACTGTCCACCGGCAAACTCACCCTCGAACGCGTCTACGCGCTCACCGACCTGACCATGCACCAGGCCACCGTCCCCCACCTCGGCGAACACGTCCGCGAGCACTGGGGCGTGGAAGCCCTGCACCACGTGAGAGACGTGACCCTGCGCGAGGACGCCTCAAAGATCCGCATTGGCAACGCGCCCCGCGTCATGGCCGCCCTGCGCAACACCGCCCTCGCCCTGGCCGAGCTCGCCGGCTGGCACAACCATGCCGCCGCCGTTGATCACTACCGGTCACACCCCGACCACGCGCTCGACCTCATCAAGCCCGTCCTCTGA
- a CDS encoding phage tail sheath C-terminal domain-containing protein, whose amino-acid sequence MRSIAGVSTSVPAFIGFTLTGPAEPTLVRSWNEFTDIYGPPPAGAVASEMVYTASRASSGYIPEELDSWRDIVAITAGLMHTVGVDKNGEVHYTRSGGDWGYIPEELDSWRDIVAITAGLMHTVGVDKNGEVHYTRSGGDWGYIPEELDSWRDIVAIAASRIHTVGVDKNGEVHYTRSGGDSGYIPEELDSWRDIVAIAAGLMHTVGVDKNGEVHYTRSGADSGYLPEELDSWRDIVAIAAGNYHTVGVDKNGEVHYTRSGADTGYLPEELDSWRDIVAIAAGNYHTVGVDKNGEVHYTRSGEDTGYIPEELDSWRDIVAIAAGEYHTVGVAHQEAGLTFSLWDAVYGFFSNGGGVCWVAGIRTTSDEGIVLPADELIERIIGESQSLPGVGLTALERVPEVTMVTIPDVWNIPGITEARAAGIWQKAAQHCANENRMVIMDPPKGANPDRVQAYVRELGLTDTDSRYAALYYPWVETSRGHLVPPSGPVSGVWCKADREKGVHKAPANIALQDVKALERELTDRDQDPLNAEGINCLRSFPGWGNRVWGARTLSKEDQWRYVNLRRLMNYLEESLKLGTRWAVFEPNDQQLRDTLCANVSQFLKTQWRSGALQGAIAREAFYVVCDESNNTPETIAAAKVICDVGVALVRPAEFIVFRISQAHQEARAV is encoded by the coding sequence ATGCGTTCCATCGCTGGCGTCAGTACTTCCGTTCCTGCCTTCATCGGATTCACCCTCACCGGACCCGCTGAACCCACCCTCGTACGCTCCTGGAATGAGTTCACGGACATTTACGGTCCTCCACCAGCAGGTGCTGTGGCAAGTGAGATGGTTTATACCGCCTCCCGTGCATCTTCGGGTTATATTCCGGAAGAGCTTGATAGCTGGCGTGACATCGTCGCAATCACCGCGGGCTTGATGCACACGGTGGGGGTGGACAAGAATGGCGAGGTTCACTACACCCGCAGCGGCGGAGATTGGGGTTATATTCCGGAAGAGCTTGATAGCTGGCGTGACATCGTCGCAATCACCGCGGGCTTGATGCACACGGTGGGGGTGGACAAGAATGGCGAGGTTCACTACACCCGCAGCGGCGGAGATTGGGGTTATATTCCGGAAGAGCTTGATAGCTGGCGTGACATCGTCGCAATCGCCGCGAGCAGGATTCACACGGTGGGGGTGGACAAGAATGGCGAGGTTCACTACACCCGCAGCGGCGGAGATTCGGGTTATATTCCGGAAGAGCTTGATAGCTGGCGTGACATCGTCGCAATCGCCGCGGGCTTGATGCACACGGTGGGGGTGGACAAGAATGGCGAGGTTCACTACACCCGCAGCGGCGCAGATTCGGGTTATCTTCCGGAAGAGCTTGATAGCTGGCGTGACATCGTCGCAATCGCCGCGGGCAATTATCACACGGTGGGGGTGGACAAGAATGGCGAGGTTCACTACACCCGCAGCGGCGCAGATACGGGTTATCTTCCGGAAGAGCTTGATAGCTGGCGTGACATCGTCGCAATCGCCGCGGGCAATTATCACACGGTGGGGGTGGACAAGAATGGCGAGGTTCACTACACCCGCAGCGGCGAAGATACGGGTTATATTCCGGAAGAGCTTGATAGCTGGCGTGACATCGTCGCAATCGCCGCGGGCGAGTATCACACGGTGGGGGTGGCTCATCAGGAGGCTGGGCTGACTTTTTCGTTGTGGGATGCGGTTTATGGATTTTTCTCCAACGGTGGCGGAGTGTGTTGGGTAGCCGGAATACGCACCACAAGCGATGAAGGGATCGTTCTACCGGCGGATGAGCTGATCGAGCGTATTATCGGGGAGTCTCAAAGTCTTCCCGGGGTCGGTTTGACCGCACTGGAGAGAGTTCCTGAGGTCACCATGGTCACGATCCCCGATGTCTGGAATATCCCCGGGATCACCGAAGCTCGAGCGGCGGGAATTTGGCAGAAGGCGGCGCAACATTGCGCGAATGAAAACCGAATGGTGATTATGGACCCGCCGAAGGGAGCGAACCCGGACAGGGTGCAGGCGTACGTGCGGGAACTCGGGCTGACGGATACGGACAGTCGGTACGCGGCACTGTACTACCCGTGGGTGGAGACATCCCGCGGCCACCTGGTACCACCGTCGGGACCTGTGTCAGGAGTGTGGTGCAAAGCGGACCGAGAGAAGGGAGTGCACAAGGCCCCAGCCAACATAGCGCTACAGGATGTAAAGGCCTTGGAGCGGGAACTGACCGACCGCGATCAGGATCCGCTCAACGCCGAAGGCATCAACTGTCTCCGCTCCTTCCCAGGCTGGGGCAACCGCGTATGGGGCGCGCGCACCCTGTCGAAGGAAGACCAGTGGCGGTACGTGAACCTACGCCGCTTGATGAACTACCTCGAAGAATCCCTCAAGCTCGGCACACGCTGGGCCGTCTTCGAACCGAACGATCAGCAACTCCGCGACACCTTGTGCGCAAATGTCTCCCAGTTTTTGAAGACACAATGGCGCTCAGGTGCCCTGCAGGGAGCCATCGCACGGGAGGCATTTTACGTCGTATGCGACGAAAGCAACAACACCCCCGAGACTATCGCCGCTGCCAAGGTCATCTGCGACGTCGGTGTCGCCTTGGTACGCCCGGCGGAGTTCATCGTCTTCCGGATTTCCCAGGCCCATCAGGAAGCTCGAGCCGTATAA
- a CDS encoding IS3 family transposase: MTGLLDEHPDLGVECVLRELHIASSTYYRWRRAEKQPCERRRRDVELTERIKEIHTESGGIYGSPRVHAVLKREGTRVGRKRVERLMREADLAGISPRRTGFTRRDPKATLAPDLVNRDFTAPAPNRLWVTDLTMISTGEGPLWLSAIRDQGAIFLRGRA; encoded by the coding sequence GTGACGGGGCTCCTCGACGAGCACCCTGACCTGGGAGTCGAGTGCGTCCTGCGGGAACTGCACATCGCCTCCTCCACCTACTACCGCTGGCGCCGCGCCGAGAAGCAGCCGTGCGAGCGGCGGCGTCGCGACGTCGAGCTGACCGAGCGGATCAAGGAGATCCACACCGAGTCCGGCGGGATCTACGGCTCTCCGCGCGTGCATGCCGTGCTGAAACGCGAGGGCACACGCGTGGGCCGCAAGCGGGTCGAGCGCCTGATGCGCGAGGCCGACCTGGCGGGCATCAGCCCGCGCCGCACAGGCTTCACGCGCCGGGATCCGAAGGCCACACTCGCCCCGGACCTGGTCAACCGGGACTTCACCGCACCGGCGCCGAACCGGCTGTGGGTCACCGACCTGACGATGATCTCGACCGGCGAGGGCCCGCTGTGGCTGTCGGCGATCCGGGACCAGGGCGCGATCTTTCTCAGAGGACGGGCTTGA
- a CDS encoding IS3 family transposase, whose product MRDAFSRRVVAWETSARADADLVLTTLEYALASREVEPGKLIHHADHGCQYTSIKLTTRLLRAGVDASMGSVGDSHDNALAENLWMLIKTECVRGRVFATRAEANLALFEYTDGFYNSRRTQERLGFLSPIEFEEKYYAEQATAERANLKPRQPLLTS is encoded by the coding sequence ATCCGGGACGCGTTCTCCCGCCGGGTGGTGGCCTGGGAGACCTCCGCCCGCGCGGACGCCGACCTGGTCCTGACCACGCTGGAGTACGCCCTCGCGTCCCGCGAGGTCGAGCCCGGCAAGCTCATCCACCATGCCGACCACGGCTGTCAGTACACATCCATCAAGCTCACAACTCGCCTGCTGCGGGCAGGAGTTGACGCGTCCATGGGCTCCGTCGGGGACAGCCACGACAACGCCCTCGCGGAGAACCTGTGGATGCTGATCAAGACCGAGTGCGTGCGCGGCCGCGTCTTCGCCACACGTGCCGAGGCGAACCTCGCGCTCTTCGAGTACACAGACGGCTTCTATAACTCCCGCCGCACCCAGGAACGACTCGGCTTCCTCAGCCCGATCGAATTCGAGGAGAAGTACTACGCCGAGCAGGCAACGGCCGAACGAGCGAACCTGAAACCCCGTCAACCCCTCCTGACCAGCTGA